GCCGCTCGCGGGCATAGGAATGAACGATCTCGCCATCGATCCCGCGCACCACCGTGGGCAGCGGGGTCTCGTAATCGGTCAGCGATTCCGCGTCGGGGAGGCTCCAGACGAGATAGACGTAGAGCGCCAACAGCAGGGCCAGCCCGATCGCGCCGAGGGAGAACAGCCAGCGGAACAGCCCGCTGGTATTCCACCATCCGCGAAAGCCATCGACGAGGGCATGCCAGCCCTCAGTAAGCTGGGAAAACGCCCCCGACGCCTCTCGGCGGATGCGATAATGAAAAGGAACGGTACCGTCAGACATGATGCGCGCGCGGCCCTAGCATGGCGATCCTGTCGCGCGCCATAACCAATCTCTCGCCACGGGCCAGCCTAGCCGACCGGCGTCTGGCGCGCGAAGTAGATGCGGATCGCCCGCGCCATGGTGTCGGCGAAGCGCCGCCGCCCCTCCGGCGAGACGAGCCGCGCGGCATCAGATGGATCGGTGAGGAAGCCCGCTTCGTACAGCACCGCCGGCAAGTCAGGCGCGCGAAGGACGGCCAGCGCGGCGGAGCGGCGGGGTTGCGGATTGAATTGCAGCCGCCCTTCCCCCTCGCGCATGATCAGCCGCGCAAATTCCTCCGATTTCTCCTGCACCCGCCGTTGCGAGAGTTCCACCAGGATCGAGCTGACCTCGCTGTCGGTATCCGCCACATCGACGCCGTTGAGCCGGTCGGCATCGTTTTCCCGCTCGGCAAAGCGGGCGGCCGCCTCGCTGGATGCCTTGCTCGACAGCGTGTAGATACTGGCCCCCTGAACCGGCGAATCTTCCGCCGAGCTGTCCGCGTGGATGGAAATGAACAGGTCGGCGTCGAGGCGGCGCGCGACTTCGGGCCGCTCGGACAGGATGCGGAAGCTGTCGTCGTCGCGGGTCATCGCCACCCGCACCCCGCCTTCTTCCAGCAGGCGATCGCGCAATGCCTGGGCGAGCGCCAGCACCAGCCGCTTTTCCTCTATCCCCCCGGCGCTGGCGCCCGGGTCCCGGCCACCGTGCCCGGCATCGATGACCACCAGGGGGCGCGAGCGGTCCATCGGACCCTGGACGGGCGGCAAGTCTTCGGCACCGTGCGTATCGGGCAATCGCAACGTCAGCACGTAGTCGCGGCCGAGATACGGCACCGGCAGCGTCAGGCCCAGCGCCAGCAGCGCGCCGCACAGCGCCAGCGGACACAGCAGGACCAGCAGGATTTTCGCGCGCATCGACATCGCCAGCCCGCAGATACGGGCGGTAAGCCCCCGATGGCAACATCATAGAAAGCTTCGCAGTTGCCGTGGCCCCGCGGGGGTGCTAGCCCATGATGGCCCAAGGAACGGGCCGGGAGGATAGCAGGCGGCGGCGGCGACATCGCGCGCTTCCGCGTCCACTACCCGGTGAATGTTCCCGTGGCACGGACGGGTACCTATGCCCGATCCAATGACAGGTTGATGCGACAGATGAACAGCTCCTTCCCCTCCCTCGCCATGCCAATGCCAGGCATTACGGCGATCGGTGCGGGGAAAGCGGCGCACACGACGTGCGCATTCGCTGGCGCAGACACGATCCCCCGCACCGTGGCGACGCAGCGCCCGGGGCGGTTCCCGCATTCCGCGCCGTCCCTTCCGGACGGACGCGGCCTTTCCCAAAATTCGCGCCGCCGCGCCCCGGGCCTGTCCCGGCGCCCCGGCGCATGGAGAATACAATATGGCAACGCGCATGCTTATCGATGCGCGCCACCAGGAAGAAACCCGGGTGGCGGTCCTCAAAGGCAACCGGATTGAGGAATTCGATTTCGAATCTGCCGAACACAAGCAGATCAAAGGCAATATCTATCTCGCGAAAGTAACCAGGGTCGAACCGTCGCTGCAGGCGGCCTTCGTCGATTTCGGCGGTAACCGGCACGGTTTCCTCGCCTTCGGTGAAATCCACCCCGACTATTATCAGATCCCCAAGGAGGACCGCGAGGCGCTCCTGGCCGAGGAAGCGGAAGCGGCCGAGGAAGAGGCGCGCTTGCGCGCCGAGGACGAAGAGCACGGCAACCTGCCCGGCGACGAATACGACGCCGAGGACGAGGAAAGCGCCGAAGCACTGGCCGAAGACCTGGCCGAGGACGGCGTCGAGGAAATCGACACCTCCGAGAAGGACCGGGTCTCTACCATCGAGGAAGGCCGCGTCGACAACGGCGACGATGACGACGACAGCGACGACGATAACGACGACGGCGAAAGCTCGAACCGCCGCGGCCGTCGTGGTCGCGGTCGCCGCCAGGGCAAGGGCGGCAACCAGCGCGGCCGGGCCAAGCAGGTCGACGAAGTACGCGCGCGCCGCCAGGCGCTGCGCCGCCGCTACAAGATCCAGGACGTCATCCACCGCCGCCAGGTGCTGCTGGTACAGGTCGTCAAGGAAGAGCGCGGCAACAAGGGCGCGGCTCTGACCACCTATCTCAGCCTCGCGGGCCGCTACACCGTGCTGATGCCCAACAGCAGCCACGGCGGCGGCATCAGCCGCAAGATCAGCTCCGCCAGCGACCGCAAGCGGTTGAAGCAGGTGATGAACGATCTCAGCCTGCCGAAATCGATGGGCCTTATCGTGCGCACCGCCGGGCTCCAGCGGACCAAGACCGAGATCAAGCGCGATTTCGACTATCTCGCCCGGT
Above is a genomic segment from Erythrobacter sp. 3-20A1M containing:
- a CDS encoding N-acetylmuramoyl-L-alanine amidase, which encodes MRAKILLVLLCPLALCGALLALGLTLPVPYLGRDYVLTLRLPDTHGAEDLPPVQGPMDRSRPLVVIDAGHGGRDPGASAGGIEEKRLVLALAQALRDRLLEEGGVRVAMTRDDDSFRILSERPEVARRLDADLFISIHADSSAEDSPVQGASIYTLSSKASSEAAARFAERENDADRLNGVDVADTDSEVSSILVELSQRRVQEKSEEFARLIMREGEGRLQFNPQPRRSAALAVLRAPDLPAVLYEAGFLTDPSDAARLVSPEGRRRFADTMARAIRIYFARQTPVG